One Phoenix dactylifera cultivar Barhee BC4 chromosome 8, palm_55x_up_171113_PBpolish2nd_filt_p, whole genome shotgun sequence genomic window carries:
- the LOC103708783 gene encoding uncharacterized protein LOC103708783 isoform X2, translated as MDSPETTKPASTAAPAIEDSPFSSYVSNLSPIPLVNAKPGVPTYGDINFPSPEPLFTSPHISYPRRLKRSQHPLLNGAEKFPPVYANNATALSESAQINGPLISMSMIQFGPCTQKEGDNDSPSQDQPCSSPSSCVAAFLADPLENCDNSSGSPDLCSKQAAIMPQPIQADITSADEKQLKCIKEDFHQLRPISPSILVNEITADSVDCLTSHALLNLHSEQASDPPQALRNDFTSIEETNAEIHVSDVKKCAITKATKSLGSSYLAEEDPPREESSFPVAQIESKVKMADEAKDIYERSHDEQPGPVSTDAIAVACSQNGLKSMDQNMASYPSCGLKDEDRDVVGHNKASPSTLVMCPHGTQDANKNRAEAGKWPEFDSTPQWLPESLQDIQVVDEHLDDPGAICIVYAENQIPYDQEEGTQHQRGMRKRLQFEAVENHQMSIVSNSESSATPLDMGTISDSHAEAVATSSNNQSVQSVPGNALCRLPLRIDVSGQKKGSSPVTAPKPFGIGLHLNSIGSSGPINCNVNKHDINLQGQKSLSGGNSQVLQDLKNQVALTNLKGNNPATLTVTLENNSANGNSDEKHLENQALKLPNSSVSYQSPVDAKPLQSSLQSKRIDHYVTPSNIKRPLPDGASKTLDSTQISPRKRRKKAPENDGHRRCNCKRSKCLKLYCDCFAAGTFCTEACACQECFNRSEHEDTVRETRQQIESRNPLAFAPKVVLQVTNPQKDNGENKDTTPASARHKRGCNCKKSLCLKKYCECYQAGVGCSFGCRCEGCKNTFGRKDGCGEIIEIEHKKSKEGSWESDPSCGKLEGIDLKREPDGTKQCQSRLSPLTPSIQGPSYRASPESSASVLPYYEGCPSSPVDSMSNNASEQEREKTLSIVLYDQEPGCPSTVKVDPFSPGWDGFPDIHNLSPLPNPEASASCASVASKIRKPKILQTKLFQGSARLSVGSLCWRSSPVTPLPPFGEGKLVVEPDSDSGVHNNREDDTPEVLKDNCTPIKAVKTSSPKQKRVSPPHRHLHEGRSSSSPGLRSARKFILQSVPSFPPLTPYSNNPRGHGT; from the exons aTGGATTCTCCTGAGACCACCAAGCCCGCCTCCACCGCTGCTCCCGCGATTGAG GATTCTCCTTTCTCCAGCTATGTTAGTAATTTGTCTCCTATACCGTTAGTCAATGCCAAACCTGGTGTGCCGACATATGGAGACATCAATTTTCCATCCCCAGAACCTCTGTTTACATCACCACACATTAGTTACCCTAGAAGGCTGAAAAG ATCTCAACATCCCCTCCTGAATGGTGCTGAGAAGTTCCCTCCTGTGTATGCCAATAATGCCACAGCATTGTCAGAAAGTGCACAGATTAATGGACCACTTATCTCAATGTCGATGATTCAGTTCGGCCCTTGCACTCAGAAAGAAGGTGACAATGATAGTCCCTCCCAGGATCAACCTTGCAGCAGTCCTTCAAGTTGTGTTGCTGCTTTTCTCGCGGATCCTTTGGAAAATTGTGACAATTCCTCTGGGTCACCAGATCTTTGTTCGAAACAAGCTGCTATAATGCCTCAACCTATACAAGCTGACATTACTAGTGCAGATGAAAAACAGCTAAAATGTATCAAGGAAGATTTTCATCAATTGCGACCTATTTCTCCATCAATTTTGGTTAATGAGATTACAGCTGATTCTGTGGACTGTTTGACTTCTCATGCTTTACTCAATCTGCATTCAGAGCAAGCTTCTGATCCTCCTCAAGCTTTACGGAATGATTTTACCAGTATTGAGGAAACCAATGCAGAGATTCATGTCTCTGATGTCAAGAAATGTGCAATTACTAAAGCTACCAAGAGTTTAGGTTCATCATATCTAGCTGAAGAGGATCCTCCTCGAGAAGAATCATCTTTCCCTGTTGCTCAGATTGAAAGCAAGGTGAAAATGGCTGACGAGGCCAAGGATATTTATGAGAGGTCTCATGATGAGCAGCCAGGACCGGTTTCTACTGATGCCATAGCAGTTGCTTGCTCACAAAACGGGCTGAAATCAATGGATCAGAATATGGCAAGTTATCCTTCATGTGGCTTAAAGGATGAGGATCGTGATGTTGTGGGCCATAATAAGGCAAGCCCTTCCACTTTAGTGATGTGTCCCCATGGAACACAAGATGCTAATAAGAATCGTGCTGAAGCTGGAAAATGGCCTGAGTTTGATTCAACCCCTCAATGGCTTCCAGAATCCCTTCAGGACATTCAGGTAGTTGACGAGCATCTTGATGATCCGGGAGCAATTTGCATTGTATACGCTGAGAACCAGATTCCATATGATCAGGAG GAGGGTACACAACATCAACGTGGCATGCGCAAACGTCTTCAATTTGAGGCTGTTGAGAATCATCAAATGAGCATTGTCTCCAATTCAGAGTCATCTGCAACTCCTTTGGACATGGGTACCATAAGTGATTCTCATGCAGAAGCAGTTGCAACCTCCTCTAACAACCAATCAGTTCAATCAGTTCCTGGGAATGCTCTGTGCAGATTGCCACTTAGGATCGATGTGTCAGGCCAAAAGAAAGGAAGCTCCCCTGTAACAGCTCCTAAGCCATTTGGCATTGGCTTACATTTAAATAGCATCGGAAGTTCAGGACCAATCAACTGTAATGTGAACAAGCACGATATAAATTTACAAGGACAGAAGTCACTCTCTGGGGGTAATAGTCAGGTTTTACAAGATTTAAAGAATCAGGTAGCCTTGACGAACTTAAAAGGAAATAATCCAGCTACGCTAACTGTGACTTTGGAGAATAATTCTGCCAATGGAAACAGTGACGAGAAACATTTAGAGAATCAGGCATTGAAACTGCCAAATTCTTCTGTTAGTTACCAATCTCCAGTTGATGCAAAACCTCTTCAAAGCTCTCTGCAGTCCAAGCGCATTGATCACTACGTGACTCCAAGTAATATAAAAAGGCCACTTCCTGATGGTGCTAGCAAGACCCTGGACTCGACTCAGATAAGTCCTAGAAAGAGGAG GAAAAAGGCGCCTGAAAATGATGGGCACAGACGTTGCAATTGTAAGAGGTCAAAGTGCCTGAAACT CTATTGTGACTGCTTTGCTGCTGGAACATTTTGTACCGAAGCTTGTGCATGCCAAGAGTGCTTTAACAGATCTGAACATGAAGATACCGTTCGTGAAACCAGGCAACAGATAGAGTCTCGAAATCCCCTGGCCTTTGCTCCTAAGGTTGTGCTGCAGGTCACCAATCCACAGAAAGATAATGGA GAGAATAAGGACACGACACCAGCCTCAGCCAGACATAAAAGAGGATGCAATTGCAAGAAGTCACTTTGCCTGAAAAAATATTGTGAATGCTATCAG GCTGGTGTTGGTTGTTCCTTTGGATGCCGATGTGAGGGTTGCAAGAATACATTTGGCAGGAAAGATG GATGTGGTGAAATCATCGAGATAGAACATAAAAAATCGaaggaggggagctgggagagtGATCCATCTTGTGGGAAACTTGAAGGCATAGATCTCAAGAGGGAACCAGATGGTACCAAGCAATGCCAGTCACGTCTCTCGCCTCTTACACCATCAATTCAAGGTCCAAG CTATCGTGCATCACCAGAATCTAGCGCATCAGTTTTACCATATTATGAAGGGTGTCCAAGTTCCCCAGTGGATTCAATGAGCAATAATGCATCAGAACAGGAAAGAGAAAAAACTTTGTCTATAGTCCTATATGATCAGGAACCTGGATGTCCATCTACAGTGAAGGTGGATCCATTCTCGCCTGGATGGGATGGGTTTCCAGACATACATAATCTTAGCCCCTTGCCAAATCCTGAAGCAAGTGCTAGTTGTGCCTCTGTTGCATCTAAAATCAGAAAACCAAAGATTCTTCAGACAAAGTTGTTCCAAGGAAGTGCTCGCTTATCAGTGGGTTCACTTTGTTGGCGTAGTTCACCGGTAACTCCGCTGCCTCCATTTGGTGAAGGCAAGTTGGTCGTGGAGCCAGATTCTGACAGTGGGGTACATAACAATCGAGAGGATGATACGCCTGAGGTTCTGAAGGACAACTGCACGCCTATCAAGGCAGTTAAGACAAGTTCTCCCAAACAGAAGAGGGTATCTCCACCACACAGACACTTGCATGAGGGCAGGTCTAGCTCTTCACCTGGTCTTAGGAGTGCTCGCAAATTCATATTGCAGTCTGTGCCTTCGTTCCCTCCCCTTACTCCCTACAGTAATAATCCTAGGGGCCATGGTACATGA
- the LOC103708783 gene encoding uncharacterized protein LOC103708783 isoform X1 translates to MDSPETTKPASTAAPAIEDSPFSSYVSNLSPIPLVNAKPGVPTYGDINFPSPEPLFTSPHISYPRRLKRSQHPLLNGAEKFPPVYANNATALSESAQINGPLISMSMIQFGPCTQKEGDNDSPSQDQPCSSPSSCVAAFLADPLENCDNSSGSPDLCSKQAAIMPQPIQADITSADEKQLKCIKEDFHQLRPISPSILVNEITADSVDCLTSHALLNLHSEQASDPPQALRNDFTSIEETNAEIHVSDVKKCAITKATKSLGSSYLAEEDPPREESSFPVAQIESKVKMADEAKDIYERSHDEQPGPVSTDAIAVACSQNGLKSMDQNMASYPSCGLKDEDRDVVGHNKASPSTLVMCPHGTQDANKNRAEAGKWPEFDSTPQWLPESLQDIQVVDEHLDDPGAICIVYAENQIPYDQEEGTQHQRGMRKRLQFEAVENHQMSIVSNSESSATPLDMGTISDSHAEAVATSSNNQSVQSVPGNALCRLPLRIDVSGQKKGSSPVTAPKPFGIGLHLNSIGSSGPINCNVNKHDINLQGQKSLSGGNSQVLQDLKNQVALTNLKGNNPATLTVTLENNSANGNSDEKHLENQALKLPNSSVSYQSPVDAKPLQSSLQSKRIDHYVTPSNIKRPLPDGASKTLDSTQISPRKRRKKAPENDGHRRCNCKRSKCLKLYCDCFAAGTFCTEACACQECFNRSEHEDTVRETRQQIESRNPLAFAPKVVLQVTNPQKDNGENKDTTPASARHKRGCNCKKSLCLKKYCECYQAGVGCSFGCRCEGCKNTFGRKDGCGEIIEIEHKKSKEGSWESDPSCGKLEGIDLKREPDGTKQCQSRLSPLTPSIQGPSDVPKSHCPASYRASPESSASVLPYYEGCPSSPVDSMSNNASEQEREKTLSIVLYDQEPGCPSTVKVDPFSPGWDGFPDIHNLSPLPNPEASASCASVASKIRKPKILQTKLFQGSARLSVGSLCWRSSPVTPLPPFGEGKLVVEPDSDSGVHNNREDDTPEVLKDNCTPIKAVKTSSPKQKRVSPPHRHLHEGRSSSSPGLRSARKFILQSVPSFPPLTPYSNNPRGHGT, encoded by the exons aTGGATTCTCCTGAGACCACCAAGCCCGCCTCCACCGCTGCTCCCGCGATTGAG GATTCTCCTTTCTCCAGCTATGTTAGTAATTTGTCTCCTATACCGTTAGTCAATGCCAAACCTGGTGTGCCGACATATGGAGACATCAATTTTCCATCCCCAGAACCTCTGTTTACATCACCACACATTAGTTACCCTAGAAGGCTGAAAAG ATCTCAACATCCCCTCCTGAATGGTGCTGAGAAGTTCCCTCCTGTGTATGCCAATAATGCCACAGCATTGTCAGAAAGTGCACAGATTAATGGACCACTTATCTCAATGTCGATGATTCAGTTCGGCCCTTGCACTCAGAAAGAAGGTGACAATGATAGTCCCTCCCAGGATCAACCTTGCAGCAGTCCTTCAAGTTGTGTTGCTGCTTTTCTCGCGGATCCTTTGGAAAATTGTGACAATTCCTCTGGGTCACCAGATCTTTGTTCGAAACAAGCTGCTATAATGCCTCAACCTATACAAGCTGACATTACTAGTGCAGATGAAAAACAGCTAAAATGTATCAAGGAAGATTTTCATCAATTGCGACCTATTTCTCCATCAATTTTGGTTAATGAGATTACAGCTGATTCTGTGGACTGTTTGACTTCTCATGCTTTACTCAATCTGCATTCAGAGCAAGCTTCTGATCCTCCTCAAGCTTTACGGAATGATTTTACCAGTATTGAGGAAACCAATGCAGAGATTCATGTCTCTGATGTCAAGAAATGTGCAATTACTAAAGCTACCAAGAGTTTAGGTTCATCATATCTAGCTGAAGAGGATCCTCCTCGAGAAGAATCATCTTTCCCTGTTGCTCAGATTGAAAGCAAGGTGAAAATGGCTGACGAGGCCAAGGATATTTATGAGAGGTCTCATGATGAGCAGCCAGGACCGGTTTCTACTGATGCCATAGCAGTTGCTTGCTCACAAAACGGGCTGAAATCAATGGATCAGAATATGGCAAGTTATCCTTCATGTGGCTTAAAGGATGAGGATCGTGATGTTGTGGGCCATAATAAGGCAAGCCCTTCCACTTTAGTGATGTGTCCCCATGGAACACAAGATGCTAATAAGAATCGTGCTGAAGCTGGAAAATGGCCTGAGTTTGATTCAACCCCTCAATGGCTTCCAGAATCCCTTCAGGACATTCAGGTAGTTGACGAGCATCTTGATGATCCGGGAGCAATTTGCATTGTATACGCTGAGAACCAGATTCCATATGATCAGGAG GAGGGTACACAACATCAACGTGGCATGCGCAAACGTCTTCAATTTGAGGCTGTTGAGAATCATCAAATGAGCATTGTCTCCAATTCAGAGTCATCTGCAACTCCTTTGGACATGGGTACCATAAGTGATTCTCATGCAGAAGCAGTTGCAACCTCCTCTAACAACCAATCAGTTCAATCAGTTCCTGGGAATGCTCTGTGCAGATTGCCACTTAGGATCGATGTGTCAGGCCAAAAGAAAGGAAGCTCCCCTGTAACAGCTCCTAAGCCATTTGGCATTGGCTTACATTTAAATAGCATCGGAAGTTCAGGACCAATCAACTGTAATGTGAACAAGCACGATATAAATTTACAAGGACAGAAGTCACTCTCTGGGGGTAATAGTCAGGTTTTACAAGATTTAAAGAATCAGGTAGCCTTGACGAACTTAAAAGGAAATAATCCAGCTACGCTAACTGTGACTTTGGAGAATAATTCTGCCAATGGAAACAGTGACGAGAAACATTTAGAGAATCAGGCATTGAAACTGCCAAATTCTTCTGTTAGTTACCAATCTCCAGTTGATGCAAAACCTCTTCAAAGCTCTCTGCAGTCCAAGCGCATTGATCACTACGTGACTCCAAGTAATATAAAAAGGCCACTTCCTGATGGTGCTAGCAAGACCCTGGACTCGACTCAGATAAGTCCTAGAAAGAGGAG GAAAAAGGCGCCTGAAAATGATGGGCACAGACGTTGCAATTGTAAGAGGTCAAAGTGCCTGAAACT CTATTGTGACTGCTTTGCTGCTGGAACATTTTGTACCGAAGCTTGTGCATGCCAAGAGTGCTTTAACAGATCTGAACATGAAGATACCGTTCGTGAAACCAGGCAACAGATAGAGTCTCGAAATCCCCTGGCCTTTGCTCCTAAGGTTGTGCTGCAGGTCACCAATCCACAGAAAGATAATGGA GAGAATAAGGACACGACACCAGCCTCAGCCAGACATAAAAGAGGATGCAATTGCAAGAAGTCACTTTGCCTGAAAAAATATTGTGAATGCTATCAG GCTGGTGTTGGTTGTTCCTTTGGATGCCGATGTGAGGGTTGCAAGAATACATTTGGCAGGAAAGATG GATGTGGTGAAATCATCGAGATAGAACATAAAAAATCGaaggaggggagctgggagagtGATCCATCTTGTGGGAAACTTGAAGGCATAGATCTCAAGAGGGAACCAGATGGTACCAAGCAATGCCAGTCACGTCTCTCGCCTCTTACACCATCAATTCAAGGTCCAAG TGATGTGCCTAAATCTCATTGCCCTGCAAGCTATCGTGCATCACCAGAATCTAGCGCATCAGTTTTACCATATTATGAAGGGTGTCCAAGTTCCCCAGTGGATTCAATGAGCAATAATGCATCAGAACAGGAAAGAGAAAAAACTTTGTCTATAGTCCTATATGATCAGGAACCTGGATGTCCATCTACAGTGAAGGTGGATCCATTCTCGCCTGGATGGGATGGGTTTCCAGACATACATAATCTTAGCCCCTTGCCAAATCCTGAAGCAAGTGCTAGTTGTGCCTCTGTTGCATCTAAAATCAGAAAACCAAAGATTCTTCAGACAAAGTTGTTCCAAGGAAGTGCTCGCTTATCAGTGGGTTCACTTTGTTGGCGTAGTTCACCGGTAACTCCGCTGCCTCCATTTGGTGAAGGCAAGTTGGTCGTGGAGCCAGATTCTGACAGTGGGGTACATAACAATCGAGAGGATGATACGCCTGAGGTTCTGAAGGACAACTGCACGCCTATCAAGGCAGTTAAGACAAGTTCTCCCAAACAGAAGAGGGTATCTCCACCACACAGACACTTGCATGAGGGCAGGTCTAGCTCTTCACCTGGTCTTAGGAGTGCTCGCAAATTCATATTGCAGTCTGTGCCTTCGTTCCCTCCCCTTACTCCCTACAGTAATAATCCTAGGGGCCATGGTACATGA
- the LOC103708783 gene encoding uncharacterized protein LOC103708783 isoform X3, producing the protein MSMIQFGPCTQKEGDNDSPSQDQPCSSPSSCVAAFLADPLENCDNSSGSPDLCSKQAAIMPQPIQADITSADEKQLKCIKEDFHQLRPISPSILVNEITADSVDCLTSHALLNLHSEQASDPPQALRNDFTSIEETNAEIHVSDVKKCAITKATKSLGSSYLAEEDPPREESSFPVAQIESKVKMADEAKDIYERSHDEQPGPVSTDAIAVACSQNGLKSMDQNMASYPSCGLKDEDRDVVGHNKASPSTLVMCPHGTQDANKNRAEAGKWPEFDSTPQWLPESLQDIQVVDEHLDDPGAICIVYAENQIPYDQEEGTQHQRGMRKRLQFEAVENHQMSIVSNSESSATPLDMGTISDSHAEAVATSSNNQSVQSVPGNALCRLPLRIDVSGQKKGSSPVTAPKPFGIGLHLNSIGSSGPINCNVNKHDINLQGQKSLSGGNSQVLQDLKNQVALTNLKGNNPATLTVTLENNSANGNSDEKHLENQALKLPNSSVSYQSPVDAKPLQSSLQSKRIDHYVTPSNIKRPLPDGASKTLDSTQISPRKRRKKAPENDGHRRCNCKRSKCLKLYCDCFAAGTFCTEACACQECFNRSEHEDTVRETRQQIESRNPLAFAPKVVLQVTNPQKDNGENKDTTPASARHKRGCNCKKSLCLKKYCECYQAGVGCSFGCRCEGCKNTFGRKDGCGEIIEIEHKKSKEGSWESDPSCGKLEGIDLKREPDGTKQCQSRLSPLTPSIQGPSDVPKSHCPASYRASPESSASVLPYYEGCPSSPVDSMSNNASEQEREKTLSIVLYDQEPGCPSTVKVDPFSPGWDGFPDIHNLSPLPNPEASASCASVASKIRKPKILQTKLFQGSARLSVGSLCWRSSPVTPLPPFGEGKLVVEPDSDSGVHNNREDDTPEVLKDNCTPIKAVKTSSPKQKRVSPPHRHLHEGRSSSSPGLRSARKFILQSVPSFPPLTPYSNNPRGHGT; encoded by the exons ATGTCGATGATTCAGTTCGGCCCTTGCACTCAGAAAGAAGGTGACAATGATAGTCCCTCCCAGGATCAACCTTGCAGCAGTCCTTCAAGTTGTGTTGCTGCTTTTCTCGCGGATCCTTTGGAAAATTGTGACAATTCCTCTGGGTCACCAGATCTTTGTTCGAAACAAGCTGCTATAATGCCTCAACCTATACAAGCTGACATTACTAGTGCAGATGAAAAACAGCTAAAATGTATCAAGGAAGATTTTCATCAATTGCGACCTATTTCTCCATCAATTTTGGTTAATGAGATTACAGCTGATTCTGTGGACTGTTTGACTTCTCATGCTTTACTCAATCTGCATTCAGAGCAAGCTTCTGATCCTCCTCAAGCTTTACGGAATGATTTTACCAGTATTGAGGAAACCAATGCAGAGATTCATGTCTCTGATGTCAAGAAATGTGCAATTACTAAAGCTACCAAGAGTTTAGGTTCATCATATCTAGCTGAAGAGGATCCTCCTCGAGAAGAATCATCTTTCCCTGTTGCTCAGATTGAAAGCAAGGTGAAAATGGCTGACGAGGCCAAGGATATTTATGAGAGGTCTCATGATGAGCAGCCAGGACCGGTTTCTACTGATGCCATAGCAGTTGCTTGCTCACAAAACGGGCTGAAATCAATGGATCAGAATATGGCAAGTTATCCTTCATGTGGCTTAAAGGATGAGGATCGTGATGTTGTGGGCCATAATAAGGCAAGCCCTTCCACTTTAGTGATGTGTCCCCATGGAACACAAGATGCTAATAAGAATCGTGCTGAAGCTGGAAAATGGCCTGAGTTTGATTCAACCCCTCAATGGCTTCCAGAATCCCTTCAGGACATTCAGGTAGTTGACGAGCATCTTGATGATCCGGGAGCAATTTGCATTGTATACGCTGAGAACCAGATTCCATATGATCAGGAG GAGGGTACACAACATCAACGTGGCATGCGCAAACGTCTTCAATTTGAGGCTGTTGAGAATCATCAAATGAGCATTGTCTCCAATTCAGAGTCATCTGCAACTCCTTTGGACATGGGTACCATAAGTGATTCTCATGCAGAAGCAGTTGCAACCTCCTCTAACAACCAATCAGTTCAATCAGTTCCTGGGAATGCTCTGTGCAGATTGCCACTTAGGATCGATGTGTCAGGCCAAAAGAAAGGAAGCTCCCCTGTAACAGCTCCTAAGCCATTTGGCATTGGCTTACATTTAAATAGCATCGGAAGTTCAGGACCAATCAACTGTAATGTGAACAAGCACGATATAAATTTACAAGGACAGAAGTCACTCTCTGGGGGTAATAGTCAGGTTTTACAAGATTTAAAGAATCAGGTAGCCTTGACGAACTTAAAAGGAAATAATCCAGCTACGCTAACTGTGACTTTGGAGAATAATTCTGCCAATGGAAACAGTGACGAGAAACATTTAGAGAATCAGGCATTGAAACTGCCAAATTCTTCTGTTAGTTACCAATCTCCAGTTGATGCAAAACCTCTTCAAAGCTCTCTGCAGTCCAAGCGCATTGATCACTACGTGACTCCAAGTAATATAAAAAGGCCACTTCCTGATGGTGCTAGCAAGACCCTGGACTCGACTCAGATAAGTCCTAGAAAGAGGAG GAAAAAGGCGCCTGAAAATGATGGGCACAGACGTTGCAATTGTAAGAGGTCAAAGTGCCTGAAACT CTATTGTGACTGCTTTGCTGCTGGAACATTTTGTACCGAAGCTTGTGCATGCCAAGAGTGCTTTAACAGATCTGAACATGAAGATACCGTTCGTGAAACCAGGCAACAGATAGAGTCTCGAAATCCCCTGGCCTTTGCTCCTAAGGTTGTGCTGCAGGTCACCAATCCACAGAAAGATAATGGA GAGAATAAGGACACGACACCAGCCTCAGCCAGACATAAAAGAGGATGCAATTGCAAGAAGTCACTTTGCCTGAAAAAATATTGTGAATGCTATCAG GCTGGTGTTGGTTGTTCCTTTGGATGCCGATGTGAGGGTTGCAAGAATACATTTGGCAGGAAAGATG GATGTGGTGAAATCATCGAGATAGAACATAAAAAATCGaaggaggggagctgggagagtGATCCATCTTGTGGGAAACTTGAAGGCATAGATCTCAAGAGGGAACCAGATGGTACCAAGCAATGCCAGTCACGTCTCTCGCCTCTTACACCATCAATTCAAGGTCCAAG TGATGTGCCTAAATCTCATTGCCCTGCAAGCTATCGTGCATCACCAGAATCTAGCGCATCAGTTTTACCATATTATGAAGGGTGTCCAAGTTCCCCAGTGGATTCAATGAGCAATAATGCATCAGAACAGGAAAGAGAAAAAACTTTGTCTATAGTCCTATATGATCAGGAACCTGGATGTCCATCTACAGTGAAGGTGGATCCATTCTCGCCTGGATGGGATGGGTTTCCAGACATACATAATCTTAGCCCCTTGCCAAATCCTGAAGCAAGTGCTAGTTGTGCCTCTGTTGCATCTAAAATCAGAAAACCAAAGATTCTTCAGACAAAGTTGTTCCAAGGAAGTGCTCGCTTATCAGTGGGTTCACTTTGTTGGCGTAGTTCACCGGTAACTCCGCTGCCTCCATTTGGTGAAGGCAAGTTGGTCGTGGAGCCAGATTCTGACAGTGGGGTACATAACAATCGAGAGGATGATACGCCTGAGGTTCTGAAGGACAACTGCACGCCTATCAAGGCAGTTAAGACAAGTTCTCCCAAACAGAAGAGGGTATCTCCACCACACAGACACTTGCATGAGGGCAGGTCTAGCTCTTCACCTGGTCTTAGGAGTGCTCGCAAATTCATATTGCAGTCTGTGCCTTCGTTCCCTCCCCTTACTCCCTACAGTAATAATCCTAGGGGCCATGGTACATGA